The nucleotide sequence ctgaagctacacagagaaaccctgtcttgaaaacccataaccaaaacaaagcaaagcaaaataggacaacagaaaagcaaagactaAGCTGAAACAACAAAAACTGCATTTACCATATTTATAAACTATAGCATgcataataaaaactcagacaaatattggggttcaagctaaagatcataaaagcaaaacagtcaagtcactagagaagtcttacctcttcTAAGGCTGGGCAACTGTAGACTGAgccctgagcttctgtctcctcccgttttacaATCCctttattgctgggattaaaggtttgtaacTCCCTAGTACTAGGAATAAAGGTGTAaactaccaccacctggatctgtttcctCATTGATCTtacatagcccagggtggccttgaacttactgagatctatctgcctccatctcccaaatcctgagattaaagaAGTGTgacaccactacctggcctctagtggcttagttttaccctctAACCTTCAGACAGGATTTATTTATTACgcataaatgaaatatcactataataAGCTTTAATTTCCAGTGTGACCTTGAATAGCATTTGAAGATTTCAATTAGTTAGTGctgtgtgttttattcttttgagttGGAAAAGAAGCAGGAGCTTGCATAGAGAGAATTCTTTATGAAGAGATTTAAACTTGCTGTTTACTTTTCCTATTAAATGATCTCATGTGTATCACGGTCTGACAAAGTATGAAAATTGTGTGACTGAATATTGAGGTATTAAGTGTGGATTCTGAATCCATGAGTAAAAGTTCTCTTAAGGGCctcttttacttctttgtttcttAGACTGTAAATCAATGGATTGAGCATAGGAATGACTAATGTATAAAACACAGAGGCCATTTTATCAATATCAAAAGCATGACTGGATTTGGGCTGCAGGTAAATAAACAACAGAGTTCCGTAGAATACAACCACCACTGTCAGATGAGAGCTGCACGTGGAGAAGGCTTTGGACCTCCCCTCCTTTGAGTTCATCCTGAGAATTgccacaaaaataaacatgtaagaTATGAGAACAATCAAGAGGGAGGAGAGTAAATTACAGCCTGAGAAAACTAATATGATCAGCTCTAATTCATGTGTGTCAGAACATAGCAGAGATATCAGAGGGACACAGtcacaataaaaataactgaTTACATTAGAGTCACAAAAGGACAGTGTAAATAGCTTAACTGTGAGAAGTAGTGACACAAACATGCTGTACAGATAGGGTACCAGTACCAGCGCCCAGCGCACTTTCCCTGACATAATAGTCACGTAGAGAAGAGGTTTACAGATGGCTACATAACGATCATAGGCCATGGCTGAAAGAATAAATAGTTCGGTAAtgataaaaatctcaaagaatgTCAGCTGCATAGCACACCCAGTGTAGGAAATGGTGTTTTGCTGTGTAAAAAAGTTTACCATCATTTTTGGACCGATAACTGTGGAGTAACCAAGATCAGTGATCGATAAATGTCTCAGGAAAAAGTACATAGGAGTATGTAGTTTAGAGTCCAAATGAGTCAGAATAACCATGCCCAGATTGCCCACCAGGGTGACCAAGTATATGATTAAAAATATTCCAAAGAGTGGTGCCTTTAGGCCGGGGCTGGAGGTGAGTCCCAGGAGAATAAACTCAGTAACTTGGATCTTTGCAGTGTGGTTGAGTTTCCCCATTGGGCTTAAGAGTGACAACCTGTATAAAGAGTAAGTTTAATATAAGTTATTTTTGAAATAGTATGTCAAGAACATGCACATAATAAGGTTCTTTTTCATATGAAATCACCAGTTCTGCTCCAGCtcagaaatatataaaacaatatttatattCCACAAAATTATGATAAAGTGGACTGTAAAAgagcagaataataaaaatattagaatggTCTTCGTTTTGTTTCCTTATTTCAttctctgttatttatttatttatttattatatttttaaacatatcaatccaagttcccaccccccccccattccttcCACATATCCCACCCCTATCCAGTCCTCATTGatggtaaggtacattgctttggggatggtcaaaggccctccctactatatctaggctgagcaagtatACATCCAAAAAGTTTAGGATCCCCAAAACCTGAacatgcagtaggaataaatcctggtgccacagTGGACCATCAGTCTGCCTCAACAattcaactgtcaaccacatgatttttgacaaagaagctaaaattacacaatagaaaaaagaaagtatcttcaacaaatggtgcttgcataactAGATGTCACCATATAGAACACTGAATTAGGTCCGTAtgtattgccatgcacaaaactcaagtcccaatggaTTAAAGACAGCAATATAAATCTGGCCAcattgaatctgatagaagaaaaaatggaatgtattcttcaatgcatggacacaggagaccatttcctaaatataacctcagtatcacagacactgagagcaacaataaacaaatgagatgtcctgaatctgagaagcttctgtaaagcaaaaaacatgttcaataagacaaaaaggcagcctactgaatgggaaaagatcttcaccaatcccacatcagacaaaggactaatctcgaaaatatataaagaactgaagaaattagacattaaaattctaaataatgcaaataaaaattggaatacaaaactatacagagaattctcaacagaagaatctcaaatggccaaaagatacttaaggaaatattcaacatccttagccatcagggatatgcaaattaaaacatctctgagatataatcttacacctgtcagaatggctaagatcaaaaataccaatgacagcttatgctggagaggatgcggagtaaagtgaacactcatccattgcaggtgggaatgcaaaattgtgcaaacactttggaaatcagtacggtggttcctcagaaaattgggaaacaacctatcccaggatctagcaataccactcttgggcatatacccaaaagatgctctatcatactacaaaaatatttgttcaactatgttcatagcagcattattagtaattgccagaatctggaaacaacttagatgcccttcaaatgtagaatggataaagaaaatgtggcacatttacacattagagtactactcagtgttaaaaacaaacaaacaaaaaaaaaggacacttgaattttgcatgcaaatggatagaattagaaaacattatcctgagtgacccaaaaagatgaatatggtatgttctcactcataagtggatactagctataaacaaaggacattgaacataTAATTcctgatcccagagaagctaagaaataaggtgagcccaaagaaaaacatatatagatccaccttggaaacagacaagattgcctgataaaattgggagcatgggagtagGGTAAgaggggagggtagaaggggcaggggagggaagagggaagggctgaggagaacttgaggcgatgggatagttgagatggaggaaggacagacatgagagcaaggaaaaagatatcgtTCTGTGTTTTGAGActtggtctttctgtgtagcccagggtgacctggaATTTGTGTTCTTAATGTCTCTACATCAAGAAAGTCTTCTGTAGCTTCTGACCCTATTTATTCTACTCAATgagagttgggattacaggtgtgtgccctcaTATCCAGCAATAAAGTCATCATTTTGATAAAAGAACTAATAACTACTTAGTCTGTTGCCaaggtttttaaattatgtacaaaagtattttattttatttcttcatttactatttcaagttttaaatcacacacgtgtgtgtgcatattttttgtgtgtaattGTAaacctttatttccttcttatcAAGTCAAGCATATGTTTAAAGAAGCAATAAGACTACTTTACAaactatatttataatatattacataaatCTTTAGCTAGGGATAAAAGTTTTAGTGCATCTCAGCATTTTTACTAAAGTTCAAAACCTAATTCTCAAGACTCAATTCAGATCTCCTAACAGTCTCGTTTTCTGccacttcttttttcttcatgatGAATCACCATTTCTACTGATCTCTGAACCATGATTCtctcttctgtgaaaacaaagtcCTGATGGAATACCCTGACAGTTCTTACACACTTGTGAAGAATTATGAAAAGAGGCCCATTGGAAAGAATGTAAGTgccaagagaaagaggaaaaatattgTGTGCTGAGTATACTCCTAAACTCTTTGCTGACCTGAACTCATGTGTTCCTCACAGTACACTAGGAAGTAGGTAGTTATGTCTTCTCTACTCCTACAGGACACAAGTAAACTGTGACGCAGAGGGCTGCAATACTTAATAAACGGTCACTCAAATATACGTGGTAAAGTCAAGATTCAAATACTTCATGGAACATATGAATATAGTCTCATAAAAGCTATCTTGTTCTGCCTCTCCAGGAAGGGCATCCTGAGTATTAGGAGATATGAGTCAGATGATAACAGATAGGAAAAGGGTCTAGTTAAATGGATGACTGAGGATCAAGATAGTCATTTTAACATGAGCATTGTGAATAATGAACACAGAGCATTAGTGACTGCAGAAAAGGTCTACCGTAGTTATTAATACAATTAATATTTAGGTTTTTGGTAATAATTCAGTTTACATATACTTCTTAAAAAGTTTCAAAACCCACGGTTCCTTCTTACCTGTGTGAAGACCCTGCTTAGCAATCCAGTTTTGATCTTCTTAGTTAGTAAATGAATAGATTTAATGTACtttcatttatataaattttcatttctagtcCCAAGAGATTCACTGAATTGAAGCTCAAATGCATGTGGGTAAACAAATTGTACATGATTTCCTGAGGGAGGCAGAGTGTCTTGTACATCGATTAATTGTTctttgagtataataaaagtaaaatactcCATGCCTTAGTCTAGTGGAATATATGAAACAAACATtattattaaacattaaaattcataaatgAACTTTATTAGCATCTTTCACTTATAATGATAGAATAATTAATTGCACTACCCTTTCACTACCTAAAACTAAAAGGAACAATACATTCCATTCTTATACATAAACATGACATGATATGGAAAAGCTTCCTGTGtaatgtattatttataataagatATCCATTGTAAATATTGGAGAATCATGACACATCTTTATAACATATTTAATATATGGTTGATTTTCAGAAAAACTGATTTGTTTGCACCTCcgtatatttttaattatgtaaatttcATTGGAAATTTTTAGCTTTGCTGGTCTGTagaattatatttcttttaaaaaataaacaagagctCATGTtgggggaggagtggagagggTAAGCAATTAAAAGCGGTATCATGATAGAGGGTCATTATGAGGTTAGGGTGAAACCTGGTACAagggaaattcctaggaatccataCAGATCACCCCAAATAAgtctcctagcaatagtgaagaaCATGTATGGATTGGTCTTCTCctgcaatcagattggtgactaccttagttgtcaccatagaaccttcatctggtaacAGTCTTACTAAGACCTCACAGGTCACCTACATTTGTTTTTAGAATGTTTGAAGTCCTGCTGCAACAGGCTTCTGAGTGCTTGGAATGCAGTATAGGCCAGCACTCCCAGAAATGTGTTATTGTGATTCGCATTGCTAAGTAATTTCCTGGGTGGCTGAAGTTCATATAAAACTACTCAAGTTAAAGCAGAAAATATTATGAAGAAGATTTCTCACTGATTGAGCTCActtttttgttgaaaaataatTAATGCTTATTTTCTGCTTGGGGAATtcaatatacaaataaattattattcacaggttttctaaaaattatttttttcattctactTTTGCCCATACTGactgaaaagacagaaatatctttctctctctctctcttccccctcttcccctcctacttttccttctcctccccttgtttctgtcctccttttcttccttttgggtacatttttaactatttaaaaCTAATGCTAATTTCTGCTAACacatttttatgtctgtctgaAATATGCTATTCAATAACGTTGCCTGGAAATCCTTGGTAGTTTGACTACCTTAAAGACAATTTTTAACTGTGCCAATGATATTTAGCATTCAAACAAGGGTAATGTACTTTgactattttatatacatatgcattgaAATGACTCCTTAAACTTTCATGGAACACATATGGaattataaaagaatattttatgtgtctctgtgtgtaactACATGCATTTTTGAGCTCTAGATATATTCAGCTTCTCATAAGGCCAAAAGCTGTGGAATTTTAGTTCCACATTGTGATTCTTTGGTgtaagtgctggaaactgaactcaggccctatTCACAatcagcaaatgcttttaactgtTGTGCTGTGTCTTCAGCTTATAACATTATTTGTACTGAAGgcaaatgaagaaacaaagctaagactgttttaaaatattatacttgGCAGGGGAGCTTGAAGTCATAGTGCTTGAAAGGTGGGAGGATTCTATACCAGTTTGCATTACATGGGGAGTTTTATGCTGATCTGAGTTTTAGTATGGGTTGTTGtctcagaaataatttttaaaaatcactgaaataatgaaatatatttcatCACCTACACTGTCCCTTTTATTATGTCTGCTATTGTTTCTGTACTTTATGTTTTTATGCAGTTTTGAATTAATTTGTTGGGTCACTTCTTTTTATCTTAAATAACTAACAGAGCATGatatttccaaaaaataaaaatctggtaATAAgttctcaaaattaaaacaaaatgtttttatataaaaattaccaATATTTTCATTGTAAAATCTGGAGAATGGTTTTGAACATGAATATGTAAAACATAAGCAAATCCTTATTTTCCAGACTTATTATAACTTTGAGGGTCTAAGGCCATCAAAATATACTTGTATagatcaaaggaaaaataaatgaaatatatactatcatttgattttcttttcatggaCTAAATGATACATTGATATGAGCAACCAATGAGAATCactgaaaatgtattttcatattgGTTAATTTTGAGACATATAAACATATTGATAAGATAAAAAAATCTCAATGTAGACCTATTacagaaatatataaacacatacttaGGGTCATCATATCTCtagataattttataaatttctaaTACTTTACAGATAGTTAAGAAGTAAGCCAATAACAGGAATACACGCTTACTCCTCAGCACATTTATGAAGGGCTTAAGAGTACTGATCTTAAATGATAGGTCCTTGATGATAGAGAAAATTGGTTGATGAGACAAGATCATGGGACAGTAATGATATTTACATTACTTACTGAGTTACAGGTAGCAGAATTATATGTTGAAATGGAAGTATTGACAAAGAACTAATGTAATAGTGTTTAGAGTAGTCATTATTTTAGCAATGTaataagaattttatttcatgtaagcAATTAGCAGAGGTTTCTGGCTCAGGCTGCTCCAGCAGAGGTAAAATTatgcaatataaataaaaactattataTTAAGAAGTAAAGGTTAAGTCTGAGAAAAAGCAATTACATGGACAAAATGATCAAAGAGATCAGCTACTTTGGGCTTTAATTCAACAAATGATAAACACACAAGGAACTTAGTCGTTTTCTTTCTGAATTGTCATTATCTCCCATGTTGCCTCATCATGTCTCTCTCCTTATTGctggtgtatatatgtatgtg is from Microtus pennsylvanicus isolate mMicPen1 chromosome 1, mMicPen1.hap1, whole genome shotgun sequence and encodes:
- the LOC142842646 gene encoding olfactory receptor 8K1-like, translating into MGKLNHTAKIQVTEFILLGLTSSPGLKAPLFGIFLIIYLVTLVGNLGMVILTHLDSKLHTPMYFFLRHLSITDLGYSTVIGPKMMVNFFTQQNTISYTGCAMQLTFFEIFIITELFILSAMAYDRYVAICKPLLYVTIMSGKVRWALVLVPYLYSMFVSLLLTVKLFTLSFCDSNVISYFYCDCVPLISLLCSDTHELELIILVFSGCNLLSSLLIVLISYMFIFVAILRMNSKEGRSKAFSTCSSHLTVVVVFYGTLLFIYLQPKSSHAFDIDKMASVFYTLVIPMLNPLIYSLRNKEVKEALKRTFTHGFRIHT